One window from the genome of Pedobacter schmidteae encodes:
- a CDS encoding head GIN domain-containing protein, producing the protein MKFLPLFAIISILFLSCSKDKLTASGDKTTETRFPGQFSGVNASGSNPVKISYGPEFKVEIKGSNNLIPYFKTNILNNTLYLGYEKASVQHDDIEIFISLPAIRKAVLSGSGKISIEGAFPNTSELKLSISGSGDILVKDKFETEESLVSISGSGKADLQKVDSKKAQIDISGSGTATVNVQNKLKADISGSGKVYYMGSPEVDADISGSGKVIKL; encoded by the coding sequence ATGAAATTCTTACCATTATTTGCCATCATTAGCATTCTATTCCTCAGCTGTTCTAAAGACAAGCTCACTGCCAGTGGAGATAAAACAACAGAAACACGCTTTCCAGGACAGTTTTCAGGGGTCAATGCCAGCGGGTCAAACCCGGTAAAAATCAGCTACGGACCTGAATTTAAAGTAGAGATCAAAGGTTCCAACAACCTGATTCCCTATTTCAAAACCAACATCCTTAACAACACCTTATATCTTGGATATGAAAAAGCCAGTGTACAACACGATGATATCGAGATATTCATTAGCCTTCCTGCTATCAGAAAAGCCGTTCTTAGCGGCAGTGGAAAAATAAGTATTGAGGGTGCTTTCCCAAACACCAGCGAGCTTAAACTATCCATCAGCGGATCGGGTGATATCCTGGTAAAAGATAAATTTGAAACAGAAGAAAGCCTCGTCAGCATATCCGGTTCAGGAAAAGCAGATCTGCAAAAAGTAGACAGCAAAAAAGCACAGATAGATATATCAGGCAGCGGTACCGCAACTGTAAATGTACAAAACAAACTAAAAGCCGATATCAGTGGAAGCGGTAAAGTCTATTATATGGGAAGTCCGGAAGTAGATGCTGATATCAGCGGATCAGGTAAAGTGATTAAACTTTAA
- a CDS encoding DUF4833 domain-containing protein, with the protein MVSGQSFFQQLSSLFGADRISIDDIHQLQTQAPNLLVYALPAVFFFTLLEYGLSHFSEHKNYENKETMGSIFVGLGNLLVNLFMKAILLYSAVWIYNQLAWRMELNWWTLIPCFIFYDCCSYWSHRISHFNRFFWATHVVHHSAEHYNLTVAFRQSWIQHFKTIFFIPVALMGFHPVVFFIANQLSVLYQFWVHTETIDRLHPFIEKYFGTPSNHRVHHGSQEKYLDKNFGATFMLWDHLFGTFQYEEEQPVYGLTTPIVNKTNPFILNFHEYRDMLQDIKHSDGLKELLFFIFASPARIYKHKATRAIQIPKSDNTMGKRLLTGALIVITILLLLSQFSYAQKHIEPQKLPNPKGNNLLFFLQRDPDANTVVYELNYNTDGTLYQNNPIKGSWIRYEENQKFKALSSIEEKFAYGIKSKPIGNDEYEIRLVAYKKMPLYLRKSEEDNKYHIYIKDEGKDLLLKRVFVRVNGGTFWFPKVQYIDLITTNSESGMEILKRIRT; encoded by the coding sequence ATGGTATCAGGTCAATCGTTTTTTCAGCAGCTCAGCTCCCTGTTCGGAGCAGACAGGATTAGCATTGATGATATTCATCAATTGCAAACACAAGCGCCAAATTTATTAGTGTACGCCTTACCAGCTGTATTTTTCTTTACACTGCTGGAATATGGCCTGTCCCATTTCTCTGAACATAAAAACTACGAAAACAAAGAAACTATGGGATCCATATTCGTTGGCCTGGGTAATTTACTTGTCAACCTTTTCATGAAAGCCATATTACTATACAGCGCAGTATGGATCTACAATCAGTTGGCCTGGCGTATGGAATTGAACTGGTGGACACTGATACCTTGTTTTATTTTTTATGACTGCTGCAGCTATTGGTCGCACCGCATATCACACTTTAATCGTTTCTTTTGGGCTACGCATGTTGTGCATCATTCGGCCGAACATTATAACCTTACTGTTGCCTTCAGACAGAGCTGGATACAACATTTCAAAACCATCTTTTTCATTCCTGTAGCGCTAATGGGCTTTCATCCTGTTGTTTTCTTCATTGCAAATCAGCTAAGCGTACTTTACCAATTCTGGGTACACACTGAAACCATCGATCGGCTGCATCCTTTTATAGAAAAGTACTTTGGTACGCCCTCCAACCATCGGGTACACCATGGTAGTCAGGAAAAATATCTGGATAAGAATTTTGGCGCAACCTTTATGTTGTGGGATCATCTTTTTGGCACTTTTCAATATGAAGAAGAACAACCTGTTTATGGCTTAACTACCCCTATTGTAAACAAAACAAATCCTTTCATTTTAAACTTCCACGAATATAGGGATATGCTGCAGGATATTAAACATAGTGACGGACTGAAAGAACTCCTGTTTTTCATCTTCGCCAGCCCGGCCAGAATTTACAAACATAAGGCAACTAGAGCCATACAAATACCAAAATCAGACAATACTATGGGGAAAAGGCTATTAACAGGTGCACTTATCGTTATAACCATACTGCTGTTATTAAGCCAGTTCAGTTATGCTCAAAAACATATTGAGCCCCAAAAGTTACCCAATCCCAAGGGCAATAATCTTTTGTTTTTTTTACAGCGCGATCCCGACGCAAATACCGTAGTGTATGAGCTAAATTACAACACCGATGGTACCTTGTATCAAAACAATCCTATTAAAGGATCATGGATCAGATATGAAGAAAACCAAAAGTTCAAAGCTTTGAGTAGCATAGAAGAGAAATTTGCTTACGGCATAAAAAGTAAACCCATTGGCAATGATGAATATGAAATCAGACTGGTAGCTTACAAAAAAATGCCTTTGTACCTCAGAAAATCAGAAGAAGACAACAAATATCATATCTATATTAAAGATGAAGGTAAAGATTTGCTATTGAAAAGGGTGTTTGTCCGAGTAAACGGTGGAACCTTTTGGTTTCCCAAAGTGCAATATATAGATCTGATCACTACAAACAGCGAAAGCGGAATGGAAATTTTAAAGAGAATAAGAACTTGA
- a CDS encoding RNA polymerase sigma-70 factor, which translates to MKLTSAIHETIHPPYDDLAFEQLFKSHFKALHAYACTLLKDEDTAEEIVQNMFLKFWEKRELLNVQTSIKAYLYKCVHNDSLNFLKHQKIKTKYQDFAAYTTNNHYEPASSKVEMTELEVKLQQALNELPQQCRTIFQMSRFEELKYREIADQLGLSVKTIENQMGKALKIMRMELADFLSLILIGLMYYKDFFN; encoded by the coding sequence TTGAAGTTAACGAGCGCCATACACGAAACCATACATCCGCCATACGATGACCTGGCTTTTGAACAATTGTTTAAAAGCCACTTTAAGGCATTGCATGCTTATGCCTGCACTTTACTGAAAGACGAAGATACAGCAGAAGAGATTGTACAAAACATGTTTTTAAAATTTTGGGAGAAGAGAGAACTACTAAATGTACAGACTTCTATAAAAGCCTATCTGTACAAATGCGTTCATAACGATAGTCTCAATTTTTTAAAACATCAGAAAATCAAAACCAAGTATCAGGATTTTGCTGCTTACACAACGAACAACCATTATGAACCGGCCTCATCCAAAGTTGAAATGACCGAGTTAGAGGTTAAACTGCAACAGGCTCTGAATGAATTGCCGCAACAATGCCGCACCATATTCCAGATGAGCCGGTTCGAAGAATTAAAATACAGAGAAATTGCCGATCAACTTGGCTTATCGGTAAAAACAATAGAGAACCAAATGGGTAAAGCGCTCAAAATTATGCGAATGGAACTGGCCGATTTCCTGTCGCTCATTTTAATTGGCCTGATGTATTACAAGGATTTTTTTAATTAA